A genomic stretch from Candidatus Thiothrix anitrata includes:
- a CDS encoding TrkH family potassium uptake protein — protein sequence MQYQVIQRILGLLLMVFSLTMLPPALVGWLMGDIDLSPFWRSFLVLVTVGTFLWLPVRRSKRDLRLRDGFLVVTLFWAVLGLSGSLPLILSEQLNISVTDAVFESLSGLTTTGATVMTGLESLPYSILFYRQQLQWLGGMGIIVLAVAILPMLGVGGMQLYRAETPGPLKDAKLTPRITGTAKLLWYIYLLLTIACILAYWIAGMSPFDAISHAFSTVSIGGFSTHDASLGYFDSALIESIAILFMLLSGINFGLHFLVWRKMNPLVYLRDSEFRFYIGMVFVLTLVSAVYLLQLDKYHTFSEAIRHALFHVVSIATTTGFTTTDYSLWPGFLPVLLLFSSFVGGCAASTAGGMKVIRFLLLLKQGMREVNSLVHPNARFNIKVNGQPVREDVVQAVWGFFAVYIGVFAFVMLILLARGHDQVTAFSAVAATLNNLGPGLGNVATSFVSIDDFSKWWLCLAMLMGRLELFTVLVLLTPAFWRK from the coding sequence ATGCAGTACCAAGTTATTCAGCGGATTTTAGGCTTACTGTTAATGGTGTTTAGCCTGACTATGCTGCCACCGGCCTTAGTGGGTTGGTTGATGGGGGATATTGATCTTTCACCATTTTGGCGAAGTTTTTTGGTATTGGTTACGGTAGGTACATTTTTGTGGTTACCGGTGCGCCGTAGTAAGCGAGATTTGCGTTTACGTGATGGTTTTTTGGTAGTTACCTTGTTTTGGGCAGTGTTGGGTCTGTCGGGTTCTCTGCCTCTGATTTTATCTGAACAATTGAATATTTCGGTGACTGATGCTGTTTTTGAATCATTATCCGGTTTGACAACTACCGGGGCAACGGTGATGACGGGTTTGGAAAGCCTGCCTTATTCCATCCTGTTTTATCGTCAGCAGTTGCAATGGTTGGGTGGTATGGGGATTATCGTTTTGGCGGTGGCTATTTTGCCGATGTTGGGTGTTGGAGGAATGCAATTATATCGTGCGGAAACTCCGGGGCCATTAAAAGATGCTAAGCTTACCCCACGTATTACCGGGACGGCAAAATTACTATGGTATATTTATTTGTTACTGACAATAGCTTGTATTTTAGCTTATTGGATTGCGGGGATGTCGCCCTTTGATGCCATTAGTCATGCATTTTCTACAGTATCTATAGGTGGGTTTTCTACACATGATGCCAGTCTTGGTTACTTCGATAGTGCCTTAATTGAGTCTATTGCTATTTTATTTATGTTGCTGTCAGGAATTAATTTCGGCTTGCATTTTTTGGTATGGCGTAAGATGAATCCGTTGGTGTATTTACGTGATTCTGAGTTTCGATTTTATATTGGCATGGTTTTTGTACTAACCTTGGTTAGTGCAGTTTATTTGCTGCAATTAGATAAATATCACACCTTTTCAGAAGCCATACGCCATGCATTATTTCATGTGGTTTCTATTGCAACCACAACCGGCTTTACCACAACGGATTATAGTTTGTGGCCGGGTTTTTTACCGGTATTGTTGTTGTTTTCGAGTTTTGTTGGTGGTTGTGCTGCATCAACCGCAGGAGGCATGAAGGTAATTCGGTTTTTATTGCTCTTAAAACAGGGAATGCGGGAGGTAAATAGCCTTGTGCACCCTAATGCCCGATTTAATATCAAGGTGAATGGGCAACCTGTCCGTGAGGATGTTGTGCAGGCCGTATGGGGATTCTTTGCGGTTTATATTGGCGTGTTTGCTTTTGTTATGTTGATTTTACTCGCCAGAGGTCATGATCAAGTGACCGCTTTTTCAGCTGTGGCTGCGACTTTAAATAATTTGGGACCGGGGCTAGGTAATGTGGCAACAAGCTTTGTCAGTATTGATGATTTTTCTAAATGGTGGTTGTGTTTGGCGATGCTGATGGGACGGTTGGAGTTGTTTACGGTTTTGGTACTGCTGACACCAGCATTCTGGCGCAAATGA